The Aspergillus nidulans FGSC A4 chromosome VII nucleotide sequence TGATACGTAGCACAATACGAAACTGCACGATTAACTAGGAGTCCTAATCCTTTTTCTGGAACAAAACTCCTGAAAAAGATCGCTGGATCAGAGATCGTACTAGCAGTTTTGTGCAGTAGTATCATTTCCTGTTCCCTGATTATTGGTCGCGTTCTCGACAGCCAAGCACAGCGAAGCTCCTAGGTGGCATTGACTCAGTAGTCAATACTATTCAGTGCACGTGGTGCCAAGCAGAAGCATGTGACCTTGGTCGGTTCTGCACAATCCACTTGTGCCTGAATGCAAACTACCCTTTTGCACCCGGTCGATCAACCCCTCCAACTCTGAGCGTTCTAAGTGTCCGCACTCCTTGTCTACAATGGGCCTGGAGATAAATCGGTAGATCCTTTCCAGCTTGACTCGGAAGGaatcaagcccaagccaaCTCCTCCATCCGCGAACCGATTACGGGAGATGGTGGGTCGGGGAACCGTGCGACGGTGGGGGCTGGGAAGTTGTCGGTTCCTCAGCGAGTCGGCCGCCTCTTCAGCAATAATGACTGCTGCATCGATTGATTCAGACATATTCGCTGCATAAAATACCTTGGCCGTGTTCTACCTTATAATTGAGTTTCGCCGGTTGTCGGAGATTGTCGGCTCCCGTGATCGCCCCTTGTGGGATGTTGATATTATTTCGACGCTCCCGCTTTCCGCGTACCCATCTGATCTACTGATGTCTGATAACGGCTGAATTGCCGTCTCAAGCTTCGGTCATTCCGTTGTCTACCTTGGTCCTTGAGCGCCATGGCAGAGTCTCGAGTACTAACTAGCAGGAGAGTTCCCTACCATTCCCATCTGGGTATATGTTTACTGTATTCCCAGAGTCTCGGCGGTCTGGTACTATCTGCGCCATCGCCGGCGGCGCCGCCATGGCAAGCCTCGTGGGTTCACACCGAAGCGATCATAAGCGAGGTCGATAAGTGGGGAACTGGAGAACAGCACAACCAGATTCCCGACTTCGCGTTGGGTCAATAATCAAGATCAGCCACATTGAATAGCGCACAGGCAAAGCCTTCAGCACTGGAATCTGTCATCGAGTGATGCGAGTCAGTGACGGCCAGAATAAATCAAGGCCAATACGAATTGAGAAAGTGGTAGGCTATTTGAACGATTTGGAATACGACGCTGTCGTGATTCTGGCCGAAGGTCGGCTGGAGAACAAACTTCAACTAGCGGAGGCGCATCGGGACGATTCAACCTACCTGAATATGTGTCCCCATATCACCTCATCAGGATAGGCCAGCGCTATTCGACGCTTGTCGTTGTCTAGCCTGCTTGTTTTTCGTGGTCCCTTTGCGACGTCAAATTGCTAGACATGATTTTGTGTATAGAGCAGGACTCGAAAAACGAAACACTGGAACGAACCCTGGGCTTAGAAGTAGGCCATGTGCTCGTGGCGGCCCTAGTTATGCAAGATGTTGGCAAGCTGAAACACGCTTAGAAACATTGAGGGACCCCTCACGGGACCCGTCACAGATGCGTGAACCATGGACAAGTTGCGTGCTGGCCGACGTTTCCGGATCCGGGGTTATGCCTAACGAATGAAGTGAGACGGGGATTGCCATGGCCCCATCGTGTCTGTAACGGGCTTTTCACGAATGCCTATCCCCTGTTCAAGATGCGTTCATTGGACGTTTCTACAGGAACCCCGGGAACAGCCTGCTGGATTAAAATCGATATGACATCTGGATCCAAGCTTTCTCTCTCCTGAGAGTTCGGCACAAGTTCGGTGGAGGGACGTTCACTAATAAGGCCCGTCAACGCCTGGCATGGACGCCGGCCGTCCTGCTTTCGAGACCACTCTATTCACATCATGTCAATGGCTGATCTGGACTGGGATACCACCCCGGCGCTGTCGCCGCCGCCTGGTGAGCATACCGACTTTGTCCACCACCCATATGACGGCAACCGCTATGTCATTGTCAATGCCGTCTTCTTGGTGATTTCGTTATCATCTATCCTTATTCGACTATGGACTCGCATATTCATTGCCCAAGGCTTCCGGCTGGATGACGGTGAGTTTGTTAACAATGCATTCGTGGGTGTACTGTACTGATTACCCCGCTAGTTTTCATGATCATTGCATTTGTATGCTTCTAGATCGAGGATATAGGACCTTGCTAACTGAATAAGCTATGTTCATGCGTTATAAGTGCCGTGACATTAGAGAGTAAGCAGGTCAACTGCACCTACAAGTACTTGTCTGACAAATGCCAGTGCTTAATTGGGGCCTCGGCGTTCACATGTGGGATGTTCCTCTTTCCCATCTCTCGCCGTGGTTTTTGAAGGTGCGCCCAACAGCTCCTCGTTAGGTGCGACACTGGCAACTGACAACCGTAGCTCAATGTTGTGGCCGCTATCATCTACTGCGCTGGCACTGGATTCCTCAAGGTCTCAGTGCTATTGTTTTACATGCGCATCTTCCCTAGTCGCAACTTCCATATCGCCGTCTGGGTGCTCGTGTTCATCGCCGCCGGTTATAGCATTGCCAGTGTACTGGCTAATGTGTTCAGCTGCAACCCGGTTGCGAAATCCTGGGACATGCGAATCGTTCATGGTTCCTGCATGGACCGGCCGACCTTTTACTTTTGGAATGCCGGACTCGGTATATTTACAGATTTTGCCACTGTGCTCGTGCCTGTGTATGTCCTTCCGGCCAAGCTTTTGACTGCTGTTGCTGACCGATCaggccatggctgcgacgACTGCAAATGCCGAATCGACAGAAGATCGCTGTCGGCTGTATTTTAGCGACTGGATGTTTGTGAGTACGCCCAAGTTGCCTTTCTGGTGATATGCTGACTGAGGGACAGCGTCGGTATCGTGAGCTGCATCCGGCTTTCCAGTCTGTACATCCTTCAGCACACTGACGACCTAACCTGTATGCGACCTGCCCCATCCATTGTCCGACAAGCTGACAAAACCTAGGGGCTACAACCAATGCCCTAATGTGGTGTGTGATCGAACTAAATCTAGGCATCTTTGGCGGCTGCGTGACGGCCATGAGACCGTTCATGCGGTGCTACTTCCCCCGCCTGCTCGGCCTGTCATCGTACAGCGGCGACAAATATCCATCACGGAGTCGTGGCAACTCACTCCCTCTCCATTCAATTCCCCGCAGCAACCATCCAACCTTTTCGAACCGCGGTCACAATCACTCGACCGCGTACAAGTCGGCCCTGGATAACTCGAGCGAAGAGCACATTCTATCAGGCGCTTCCGCCCCGTCGGGCGCAGGCAAGGAAATCGACGGCATCATCCGAACAGTGGAAGTCGATATCAAGAAATCgggaggttgagaatgagCTCATTGCGGGCTACAGCTCGGGATAACGTAGGAGCATGATCATAGATATGGATATGCATGGATATGGATACGGATACGGATATCATGGATCAGCGATTGTTATAATAGTAATTTCAATGTATATATTGGCCGGCCACGTGCAGCAAACCCAGCAGGGCGGAAGCAGCATCCTTCGACGCCTTAAAACCCGCCACCAGCGCCTGGAGAGCACACTGTGCCTCTTCTGGAACCAAATCCGGGCCTTCCAGGAAACCCCCAGGGCGATCCCCACGGCGCTACCGCGCTAGGGCGCCGGCGCTGACAAAAACCTTGAATAGCGTCTGATTGCGATCCACCACAACCCACCAGCCCAATTTGAAGACTGACACTAGTAGTCATTGGCCTGAGGACTCACTACTGACTCGAGATTTGCTGCGCAGCCTCGGTCCCGGAACCTGCGGGCGCAACGGCTACCGCCCCTTGTTCTTGGAGCCCGCCGCCATTGTATTTGTATCTGTCGCTCACgtttcttctcgtctcgcTTACCTCGTCTTCTGTCAAAGTCCGAGTCAAAGCCATGCGCATCATCAACGCTGCGCCCCTCGCGGGCTTTTTATCCCTCGCGGGCTTGTCGCTCGCAACAAACCCGAA carries:
- a CDS encoding uncharacterized protein (transcript_id=CADANIAT00009088); translated protein: MSMADLDWDTTPALSPPPGEHTDFVHHPYDGNRYVIVNAVFLVISLSSILIRLWTRIFIAQGFRLDDVLNWGLGVHMWDVPLSHLSPWFLKLNVVAAIIYCAGTGFLKVSVLLFYMRIFPSRNFHIAVWVLVFIAAGYSIASVLANVFSCNPVAKSWDMRIVHGSCMDRPTFYFWNAGLGIFTDFATVLVPVPWLRRLQMPNRQKIAVGCILATGCFVGIVSCIRLSSLYILQHTDDLTWATTNALMWCVIELNLGIFGGCVTAMRPFMRCYFPRLLGLSSYSGDKYPSRSRGNSLPLHSIPRSNHPTFSNRGHNHSTAYKSALDNSSEEHILSGASAPSGAGKEIDGIIRTVEVDIKKSGG